The following coding sequences are from one Rhipicephalus microplus isolate Deutch F79 chromosome 3, USDA_Rmic, whole genome shotgun sequence window:
- the LOC142803278 gene encoding uncharacterized protein LOC142803278, with the protein MEPAQAMQGVTTSEEPPPRPSRRVRFSLPDGSVVCPRRAELASSDTSILATGGDTTQKHYAPEDSSEPASPKRCRGDSPPKHCKGFHQSHSAVLLGTSGTAEDAWFPEDELHLSRLCIDASAENAEASHAGSEPGHVPP; encoded by the exons ATGGAGCCCGCGCAAGCCATGCAAGGTGTCACTACCAGCGAAGAACCGCCACCTCGACCATCGCGACGAGTGCGTTTCAGCCTGCCTGATGGATCCGTCGTGTGTCCAAGGAGAGCAGAGCTGGCGTCAAGTGACACTTCCATTCTGGCGACCGGCGGCGACACGACACAGAAACACTACGCACCCGAAGACTCTTCGGAGCCCGCCAGCCCGAAGCGCTGCCGTGGAG ACTCTCCACCAAAGCACTGCAAAGGTTTCCATCAGAGTCACTCCGCTGTTTTACTTGGAACCAGTGGAACAGCCGAGGATGCCTGGTTCCCTGAAGACGAGCTGCATCTCAGCCGCCTCTGCATAGACGCAAGTGCTGAAAACGCTGAAGCATCGCACGCAGGCAGTGAACCAGGACATGTGCCACCCTGA